In Nitrospirota bacterium, the genomic stretch ATACGGCATCCACGGGTAATTTGGTCAGAAGATTGAGCTTGTCTCGAGCGATCATGAGGCCATCCCGTGACCGTACCAGGCTGATTCGTGCCTGGCTCACCAGCGACTTGGCACGGAGCAGCGCGGACGCGTTCGCCTTGGTCTTGCGGGTCGCGGCCTCGCGTTCCGTCACCTGCTGGTGACGCTCCATACGCTCCAATGAGCGTTGACTGATATCTATCGCCTTCTGGGCCTTCAGCACGCCATAGTACGCCTCTGAAACCTTGATCAGGATGTCCTGTTTAGCGACAGAGAGGCCGCTCCGGCTGGCTTCCCGCATTTGTTCCGCGGTGCGCAGCGCGGCCAGCGTCCTGCCGCCCGTGTAGAGCGGCTGGGTCATGATGAGGCCGGCCCGGAACTGTTCGTCCGGCTGAAAAATAACCGGACCGCCGCCCGGCGGCAGCGTCTCATTATACTTCGTATACGCGGCCTGACCGTAAAGACGCGGGTAGCGATACGTTCCTGCCTGGTCGACCCGGCTGTCCGACTGCACCACGTCCTCTTCGACGATCTTCATGGATTCATTTGTGCCGAGGGCGGCCTCGTAAGCGTCCTCAAGGGTATAGGACCTTTCCCCGGCCAGTGCGACCGTTGCACTCAACAGAAGCGTCATCAGCAGGGCGATCCCCCGCACCATCAGTGTTTTCATGTTCGGACCTCTGTCAATTATTTCTGTTTTTGACATTCTTCGGTGCGCTCAACCCGCTGAAGAATATCTCGTCGACAAATGCGCCCAGTTTCTCGGACGACATGTCCATGTTCTTTTTCTGTATGTAAGGACTGATCGGGATGTAGATGAAACTGTGAATGATCATGCCGATCAAAGCGACCACCGCCATGAGCGGGTTCATTTTTTTGAGTTCACCCGACTTCATGCCTGCTTTAAGGATTGTTACCAGCGCCGCGTGGTTTTTCGCGAAATAGTGCTTTGCGATCCACTTGATGTTCCCGCTCTTTGCGCCCGTCGTGGAGAATTCCATGGCGAGGATCTTCCGGAGATCTTCATTGTCGTGCTGAAAGCTGATGAAACCTTTTATATATCGTTGTATCTTCTGGCGGGCCGGCGCATTTCCCTGAAAGATCTCATGCTTCCAGATGTCCTGCATGGCGTCAAAAGAATCGGACAGGACCGCGCGGTACAGGTCGACCTTGTCCTGGAAATAGTAGTAGATCATGGCCTTATTGACCCGCGCAGACTCGGCAACTTCACGAAGCGAGGTCCCGGAAAAGCCCCGGAGCGCAAAGACCGTGCGTGCGGCGGCGAGAATATCGGCCCTCGTATCCTCGTCGATTCCCGGCGACTTAGGACGTCGGCCCACTGATCTTTTTATGGTTGGTTGCGGTTTACGCATATTTTAACTAAGCGGTTAATTAATTGGTTGT encodes the following:
- a CDS encoding TolC family protein, with the protein product MKTLMVRGIALLMTLLLSATVALAGERSYTLEDAYEAALGTNESMKIVEEDVVQSDSRVDQAGTYRYPRLYGQAAYTKYNETLPPGGGPVIFQPDEQFRAGLIMTQPLYTGGRTLAALRTAEQMREASRSGLSVAKQDILIKVSEAYYGVLKAQKAIDISQRSLERMERHQQVTEREAATRKTKANASALLRAKSLVSQARISLVRSRDGLMIARDKLNLLTKLPVDAVFLEPQTLYPPEEDLARLQESALRNRDDYAGAKLNRSIAAENVTIVRGGHYPQVYAEAGLTYLESQPVTAMDATSYYGGLRLTIPLFEGGLMKAEVADAKSKQRQADLSADFLRTSIASEVHEAFVNLQTIGSVIDNAKLQVEYARDNFDVVEGLFAEGLAPSLSIIDAEQALTFAERELVNATYDRQVAILRLKKSIGMMGKEKQ
- a CDS encoding TetR/AcrR family transcriptional regulator, yielding MGRRPKSPGIDEDTRADILAAARTVFALRGFSGTSLREVAESARVNKAMIYYYFQDKVDLYRAVLSDSFDAMQDIWKHEIFQGNAPARQKIQRYIKGFISFQHDNEDLRKILAMEFSTTGAKSGNIKWIAKHYFAKNHAALVTILKAGMKSGELKKMNPLMAVVALIGMIIHSFIYIPISPYIQKKNMDMSSEKLGAFVDEIFFSGLSAPKNVKNRNN